GACATGATCGCGGTCTGCGCCTGGGTGTGCTCGATCGTGTCCTCCCCCACCGGGTGCCTCTCGTGGTGGTAGGTGTCCAACAGCGCGTTGGTTGCCCGGCCGAGCACGGTCGCCGCCAGCTTCCAGCCGAGATTCATCGCGTCCTGTACACCCACGTTCAGCCCCACCCCGCCCATCGGCATGTGCTGATGGGCCGCGTCCCCCGCCAGCAGGACGCGGCCCTTGCGGTAGTCCCGGGCCACGCGGCTGGTGTTGCTGTAGCGGGAGAGCCAGGAGGGGCTGTGCATCCCGTAGTCGGTGCCGGCGATGCGCCGGACCCGCTCCCGCAACTCCTCCAGGGTCAGTTCGCCCGGCCAGTCTTCACGAAGGTCCTCGGGCGAATGCACCACGATCCGGTGCCGGCCCCCGGACAACGGTACGAGCATGAACGTGCCCCGCACCGTCCACCTGCTCGCGACCGGGCCCGGCGGCGGATCGCCGAGCACCACATCGCCCAGCACCCCGAGGGCCGTGAACCGGGTCCCGTCGAACTCGATCTCCGCGCACTGGCGCACCGTGCTGCGTGTGCCGTCGCACCCGACCGCGTACGCGGCATCGAGCTCGTAGGCACCGTCAGGACCGTCGACCGACACGGTCACCGTGTCGCCGGTGTCCACGCAGCCGGTCACCCGGTGCCCGCGACGGACGTCCGCGCCCAGGGTGACGGCCCGGCACTGAAGCAGTTCCGTGGTGCGGGCCTGCGGAACCGTGAGCGTGTACGGGAAGTCGGTGTCCAGTGCCGCGAAGTCGAGGCGGTCGTCGAGGACCGCGAAGTGGCCGCTGGGGATCCGGCCGCCCTCCGCCAACAATTCCTGATGCGCGCCGCGGAGCGCGAAGGTCTCGATCGTGCGGGCGTGGACCGTCAGCGCCCGGGAGTTCGGATCAATCTCCGGATCCTGCTCCAGGACCACCGCGGGGACGCCGGCCAGCCGCAGTTCGCAGGCGAGCCACATGCCCGTCGGTCCGCCCCCGATGATGACGACGTTTTCCTCCATGCCACACCTCTCTATCACTGACCAAGTAGATTGCCGGTGCCAGATATACTCGATCAGTGACCAAGAAACAAGCTGCCGCCCCCACCAAGGTCGGGATCACCCTCGACCACGTCGTCGGTGCGGCGTTCGACGTACTGGACCGAGGCGGTGTCGCCAAGCTCTCCACCCGCGCCATCGCGGCAGAACTCGGGGTCAGCATGAACACCGTCATGTGGCACATCCGCACCAAGGACCGACTCCTGGACACCATGGCCGAGGCTGTCCTCGGCGAGGTCGACTTGGAGGACCTGCCCGAGCACTGGCACGACGAGGCCGCCGAGCTGATCGAACGACTGCGCGAGGCGATGCTCCGCCACCGGGACGGCGCGCTGCTGGTCTCGGGCACCTTCCCCGCGGAACCGCAGACCCTCGCCTTCACCGACCGCCTGCTCACCGCCCTGCTACGCGGCTGCCCCACCCGCAGGACGGCCGCGTGGACGGCCTGGAACCTCTTCTACTTCACCCTGGGACTCGTCCAGGAGGAGCAGACGGAACCCGCCGACAGCCGCAACCGCCTGCGCACCCGCGTGGCCGAACGCCACCTTCCCGGACTGGACTCGGCGCTGGACGAGTTCATGTCCGTGGACTTCGAAGCGCGCTTCCGGTTCGGCATCCGGCAGATCCTCCACGCCGCCTCGACCGAAGCGGCACCTGAGGACTGAAAGAGGGCCCTGCCGTCAGCTGTCCGCCTGGGCGGGGCGCAGGAGGTTCGGGGTGTCGCGCCCTCCGGAGACGCGGTGATCACGACGTGGCAGGGGTCGCGTCCGCCGGTGCGTTGTAAGGATTCGATCCGATGCCACCACCACCGCCCTGAAGGCCTTGACGGGCACCCGCGTCCCGGAACCGCCACCGTCCGGGGCCGACGCCGGCGCGCACACTGCTCGCCGAGGGCGAAGCCCGTGGGGACGAGGTGCCGTTGCGGGCGCTGGTGCCGGAGCCCCGATCGGCTCGGTGCAATCGCGGGCGGTGAAGGTCTTCGAGGCGCTCGGCGACCATGAGGCAGCCGCAGTGGAGTACGGACCGGCCGCCGCGGTGAGGCCGGACGCCTTCGCCCGTATCGTCGCCCTGGACCTGTGGCGGAAGCCTAGATGTACATCAAGCGGGGCCATGTCGAGCAGGCTTGCGACGCTTGGTCACGGCCCACGGCCCACCACATGGCCGGGGCGCGGTCCGCACGCACCCACAAGGCCATCACGAGGAGGGGATGACGGCCTCCGTGTTCGAGGCGGGCGTAGTTGACGGCGGAGACGCCGGCCGGTCGTGCCACCTCTTCGCACCGCAGACCGGGCACGCGACGCACGTGGGTGCCCGACGATAGGTCCGCGCGCGCCGGGTCGCACGGCGCACGGGCCCGTTACAGGAAATCGGCGAGTTCGCGGTTCGAGATGGCGGCCAGTGTGGTCCGGTTCGCCGCGGTCATGGCCGTCTCGACAAGGACTGTCAGTCCTAGGCGGGGCGCACCTATGCAGCTCAGGGTCAGTGATGACCGCCTCGAGGCGGCCGGGGCAGGGGGACAGTGGATGCGGCGCCGGATCAGCCCGATCCGGTGGCCTGTCCCGCAGATGACCGGCCGATCGCCACAAGCCGCACAGGTTCGAGAAGTTGAGAGAGAAGTCATGAGCCGCATTCTGATCGTCATGTCCGCCGCCGCCGTGTGGGAGCGCACCGACGGCTCGCAGTACCCCACGGGCTACTGGGCCGAGGAACTGGCCGCGCCGCACGAGGCGTTCGTGAGCGCTGGCCACACCGTCGACTTCGCCTCCCCCGGAGGCGTGCTCCAGCCACTGGACCAGCACAGCGCCGACCCGACGCTCGCCGGTGAGGACTGCGCCCGGTACGTGGCCCACGCCCAGCAGGCGCTCAGCGACTTCGGGCCGCTGCTGAAGCTGGACGAGGTCTCGGCTGCCGACTACGACGCCGTGGTGCTGCCGGGCGGGCACGGCCCCGTGGTCGACCTCTTTCAGGACTCGGACCTGGGCCGGCTGCTGGTCGAGACCGACCGCGCCGGGAAGATCGTCGGTGCGGTCTGCCACGGTCCGGCCGCGTTGCTGTCCGCCGTGGACGAGCAGGGCAAGTGGATCTTCACCGGTCGGCGGATGACCGCGTTCACCGACGAGG
The sequence above is a segment of the Streptomyces sp. Je 1-369 genome. Coding sequences within it:
- a CDS encoding FAD-dependent monooxygenase, coding for MEENVVIIGGGPTGMWLACELRLAGVPAVVLEQDPEIDPNSRALTVHARTIETFALRGAHQELLAEGGRIPSGHFAVLDDRLDFAALDTDFPYTLTVPQARTTELLQCRAVTLGADVRRGHRVTGCVDTGDTVTVSVDGPDGAYELDAAYAVGCDGTRSTVRQCAEIEFDGTRFTALGVLGDVVLGDPPPGPVASRWTVRGTFMLVPLSGGRHRIVVHSPEDLREDWPGELTLEELRERVRRIAGTDYGMHSPSWLSRYSNTSRVARDYRKGRVLLAGDAAHQHMPMGGVGLNVGVQDAMNLGWKLAATVLGRATNALLDTYHHERHPVGEDTIEHTQAQTAIMSGFSPQGAALRSLMGKLIAERPQLNDALAQRLSGLAVAYTLPGQRHLLAGCRAPNLRLSDTEHLFDLLRDGRPLLIDFGRVDGFDADGLLPDRATALLNWYRCPRSAEQSRAAWVGVSAALIRPDGYVAWASDESDAAALLAGAANAVAALHDPLPAHVQLEGDHA
- a CDS encoding type 1 glutamine amidotransferase domain-containing protein codes for the protein MSRILIVMSAAAVWERTDGSQYPTGYWAEELAAPHEAFVSAGHTVDFASPGGVLQPLDQHSADPTLAGEDCARYVAHAQQALSDFGPLLKLDEVSAADYDAVVLPGGHGPVVDLFQDSDLGRLLVETDRAGKIVGAVCHGPAALLSAVDEQGKWIFTGRRMTAFTDEEEQLFGTADNAPWLLASRLREMGARHEQGDAYQAFTVQEGNLFTGQNPASSTPMADAINAALAAG
- a CDS encoding TetR/AcrR family transcriptional regulator C-terminal domain-containing protein, which gives rise to MTKKQAAAPTKVGITLDHVVGAAFDVLDRGGVAKLSTRAIAAELGVSMNTVMWHIRTKDRLLDTMAEAVLGEVDLEDLPEHWHDEAAELIERLREAMLRHRDGALLVSGTFPAEPQTLAFTDRLLTALLRGCPTRRTAAWTAWNLFYFTLGLVQEEQTEPADSRNRLRTRVAERHLPGLDSALDEFMSVDFEARFRFGIRQILHAASTEAAPED